ACACACACAACTCTCCCTGTCCATCCCCTCAGACTTGCACACACAAATGGGCAACATgctgccatgcttggtccaaggcagcagcagcagtattCTGCCACCCATGAACACCAAGCACTGGTCTCGCTCCATGAAACTCCTGGTGATGAGAACCCTCCGCCGGAGCACGAAGCGccaccatggcggcggcggcagcggcagcgtcaAAGCAGCTGCCAGCAGCAGGGAGACATCGGCAGCAGACCAAGCCGCCAGAAGAACTAGAAGAGGTCCCCGGAGCGGCCAGaaccggcgcgccgccgccgtcggagtCAAGGTCGTCCTGACGAGGGCGGAGGCCGCGCGGCTGCTCTCCCTCACCGCGCACGGCGACCGGACCGCCGCGCAGGTGGTGAGCGAGCTCAAGAGGATGCAGGCAGACACCGGCGGCACCTCCACCGCCCGAGTCATCAACGAGctcaagaggatggaggaggaacTCGTAGTCGCCCGTGCCAACGCCTCCCCGTCGGCATGGCGGCCGGTGCTAGAGAACATCCCTGAGGAGTGGCCGCCGTATGTGCTAGCTTAATCGTATTCCATGGCTGTTAACCTGTACATCACGCATGCATCCACACGTGTGCACTGCATTGCATGGGATTCATCACAATTGTGCTTCTTTTTCCTGTCAatcttctaatcttgttcctCTCCTTCAATTCCAACTCGTTACTGTTATTATGTTCTTGGTCGTCCCTCCATATGCAATCCTatacattttatttttttgggaaGACAATCctatacatgtatatatatgtcaTGTATATACAGAAAAAAAATGGTTTCTCTCTTCTGCTGTATATATTAATTGAGGCTGGAAAACGTACAACAATATCCTTCTCCAGGAGTTGGCGTAGAAGTTTGCTCCATTTCGAAAATGAGCTTATCTTTTTGAAATTTAACTACCTTGTTTGGCTTTTTTTTAGCGTCACTAACTCACTATGGGTTGGTGTGCACTAGTGATGTCATATATCACTAGCTAGCTAATTGCAGTGCATTTTCTTTTGTGGGCAATAATCGTAATTTATGCAAGGGATTTGTACGCGCGCGCCATTGTGTACTTGTTCTTTTCGTAGGAAAAAATAGAGGGTTTAGTGATGAGTGACGTGGTATTAGTTGATAAAGAGGAATCTCATCTTGTCCTATAGCTTAGTGCATGGTcgtttggtggtggtggtggacagGGGTCAACTATATAAGACAATAATGCTAATATTGTTTAGGAAACAAAATATTTTCCTTCATATCGTGCAGAGCAAGTGGTAGGGAGTtccattttaatttattttccaTGTGGAAAAGATAGTGTTAGGTTAAATGTGCCTTATTACATATACTTGTTTTATGTGTGATGTAAACTGGTTGTTGCCAAATTCAAATTGTTATATTACTGCTTATTAGTTTTTTATTAATATAAATTTTACATATTATGTTTTAAAAATACATACAGCACGCACTTACATAAACTCTGATGTGCAGTGATCCAGAATTCCAGAGACGAGATAATTTCCCATACAAAGTTACACATCCTGGTTAAAAAGAAAAGCCTCTCGGGACAATTTTGCTTCTTCATAAACTGTATTCTTGAGTTGTCTAAATCTTTATTTGTTTTGAGACcgtgttttcaaaaaaaaaaatctttagaGCAGGTAGTTTTCAAGAATTGTTCAGACTCATTTTGCAGATGTCACTCAGTTGTAGTTGCAGCAATCTGAATCTCATACTAGGCCGACAGCAACTATGCTACTTGATAGACTGAAACTCTGCTTGCTTTACTGTCACGTTTGATGCCCAACATGTAATCCgcgggagaggggggggggggggggggggggggggagtgtgGTTTTTCAAACCGTGCCGGCCCGGGCCTGTATATTCCCCAGCGTTGAATCGTTGATGTGGCTTTAAACTTCATGCAACCAGATCCTGCCAATAACCGTGCCGAAGCTGGTCCCACCAGGATGAGGCGCCTGCGACGTTCCAGGCATGGAATCTGGAGAGCTATCGGGCAAAGAGCGAGGCACTTTCTCAGAGCTGTGCAGGGGTGGGGGCCAGAGGCCTCGGAGCTCTCAGGATTATTCTACACGAGCTCAACAATGGCGTCGCCTCCCCCGCTCTAGATCCGTTTTTTCCGGAAGATGGTCAAGAATAACAATGTCGTCTCCAAGCACGGAGCACCTGAACCGGGGAGCGTCCGAGCAGCAAATGGCAACCAAGCAACCAGGTTCGAACCTCTTTTTAGATCTTGGTTAGCATAAATCTGTGCTTTATCCCCGGTCAAACAACTCCGTTCTTCCATTCATCTTGTAGAACAAGCTATGGGATTTCTTTCCGTAGAAGATTCAGCTATTCTAAACTGCTACCCATTCGTCTTGCATTCAGCATCGCAGAACCAGTCTGGTAGTTGAAGTGGTGAGAGCATTCTATTTCTCTGTAGGAAGTCCTTTTCGTACAATCATTACATCTTCAATGCTGTTGCTCGATTTATGGTTTTGATGGCCTGtattttgtatttattttcggCAACAAAAGGTGCGGGGATGACATTCCAGGATATGGTAATCAGAGCTAGTAAAGCTGTGCTCACCTATGCAGCTGCTCAGCAAACTGATGACTCGATGCCTGAAGAACAAGGGCTGACTTCAATTCATTCAGAAGTTCCTCTGAATGTAACAATCTCCCCTGCTGAGCTTGAGTCACCTATGGAAGGTGCTGCCAACTCAAATTGGTAAGCGCTGCAGTCACTTTAATTTTGTTCCACCTTTTTCACTTGTTTATAGTCACGTGTTAAGTATTCTTTCTACAAATTGATGGCATGTACATATGTAAAGCGAGGAAGGCAATTGCAGAAACTCGACAACAATTACAGCCGCAGAGCTAGATATACACCAAGATGGTTCAGTGCCATATGCACTACAAAATGAAGAGCAAACTAATGTTTCAAACAACCCTACAAGCTTAAGTTCAGATCTTGGAGCGCAGCCATGGCCTAAGGGGTATGCATGTGTTGGAGCTCAACAACATTGACAATAAAGAATTACCGTAATGGTATAACAAAGATTTTGCGATATAGTTGCTGAGGTTTTGACATAGTAGTACTATTAGCAGTACAATGATCAAAGCATAGTTGATGAAATGAATACATAGTCTGATCGAAAAGACGAAAGGACACAATGGTTCAAAAGCCATGTAAACAACTGGCATATAACATGCCACTGGTTTCACACAAAATCAAAAGAACCAAGCAGCATTGACTATGAACTGTTGGTTAGAGAAGAAGTGACAGCAAAATCAGCTTCAAATCTCCAGGAGGTCAATAAGCAGTTCTGGAATGTCTCCAAAGTTCCCTGGCATACTTAGGAGTTGGTACAGTAGTTCTGCACGATTGATACCATGCTCAGGCTGCGAAAGCAAGAGGAAAATTGATTATTAATCTTGAGACCATGAATGAATTAAATAATAACAGTTGATTATTTTGGTGGTTACCGTCTTCAGTTCCCACAACAGTTGGATCCCATCAAAAGCACGAGCATAGTGCATAGCAAACAGCCCTGAGTTGTTACTGGAAAAGATTTCAACAATTCAGTGGCGTAACTACAAATTGCAGTACATCTGAAAATATCAAAGAACCAAAGGGACAACTTTAGTTAGGGCTTCAGTGCAACAAACCTGTGGCAGCTTGCACCCAGGCCAACAGTGTAGCATCTATCCCAACCAATCATGTCAACGTTCCACCCGTTGAAAAAGGTATCTATGCACCTTGAGATACCTTCATTAAGAATAGAAATATTTTGACCATGGCGGCGGTGCACACTAGAAATGCAACACCTCATCATGAGTGGGTCTAGAACATGAATTCTCTGTTGCTCGAAGTTCCAAAAGTAACAGCTGCACCTCCCATCACGAACCACTAGCACTACAAGCTGCCAGAATTTGAATGCAAGAATATCATATTAATGAAGAGGTTTACAGCAGCATCAAGAGATCTTAAACAATACATGAGCACATATATACTTGGGGAAGATAAGGGAGGTTCAGATCCAATAAGAGAAGACTACAGATCTAAAACAATACATGAGCACATATATACTTGGGAAAGGGATCGAAATGGAAACATCAGAAACCAATGCTTCTACAAGGTATGAAAACATACAAAAAACAACAAGAGCCAGTGTTTACTCACCAAAAGCCTCAAGTTATCCCTCAAAGAACAGCAGCTAGCAGCAAGCGGGGTTTGAGGGAGCAGGGATGAGTTGAGGGCGTCCCTCCAGAAACCGAGCAAGAAAGATGGAAGAAGCCACTTCACCTCCTGCATGTAATAATGGAGAAGAGAGGAAAGTAGAAGTGATAGGAAATAATTCCTACACATAGAGTCAATAGGTTACCatgtgtcggtgttttaccgtcgggttctccgaggggtatcccgaggagagtggttatgagtagggactcaccgagatcagaacgcgatggtgcaaggaacacaaagatttagacaggttcaggccgccggagcgtaataccctacgtcatgtgtggtggtttgtattccctctggtcttgttcgatgttttggagggatccctgtccgcccttatatgaTTGGGGGAAGCAGAGTTACATggaagtcctagtcgagttctgttaggattcTAGTCCGAGAGGTTCGGCTAGTTTCCGAAaccgtcgactagttctactcctattcgggtagatacaaaaaGAGGTAAGGCATAACCATgtactactccctactctagaatattctgtgCCTGTGGACAGTCCTACTGCCCTGGGTCTggcaagcccccgagctcttcgtagtcgcgTCCTGTAGGCGTtgagtacttctgaagatgtCCATCGAGTGCTTTCGAGTGCTTCTGGAATCCATTGCTCAGGCTTggatgtaacacccctgtgttaatcgtctcgctaatcatgagttaactcgctaagtgtggactcaaattcgtcgttaacgctaatcgcgttcgcttagtaaacatttatttagccgtgttcgatctcgtttttgtccttgatccgagctccaaatcaattttcgcccaaaacgaaagttgtagatctttgcctcctctacaacttttattttggccgaATTTTAAGTTTCTATatgaaaattttagttttaactggtcaaactcgggcaaaaatcatttaaacgaagaaacagtgtcTCCACTATACTCGTCACTGTGACGCTCGccggccataccggcgactgtgttcgtcggcgccgctccacgcgtcggccatcgaCGATCCTCGCACACCGCGCTGCGCGAGCTTATCCGGTCGCAGTGCCGTTTCTCGTTTCTCCTTCCTTCCATCCCCATCCTCGAGCTCGAGCGGAGCTAGGTTGAGCAGAGTCACCGTCGCTCGTCGCACCGGCCACTGCTCGCCACCCCGCCTCGATTCATCGCGCCTCGAGCTGCGCaacctcgccccgaagctcgtCCATCCCTCCACGAGCGTGGCTgtgccctaccccggccgaatcggcctaGCACCGAGCTcagaccgccgctcgccatcgccgtTCCCGCCGAGATCCACCCCTCTccgtcgagctccctctccgAGGTCTCCTCCGCCCAAAATCGACCAACAGTGAGCTCAATCGCGGCCTCCTCCTACTCCCCGACCTTTTCCTCAcccgaatcggcgccgccgtcgtcgaatcgcagccgcgccgccgtggaacgcgccgcccgccgcccgcgtgcgccgccggacCTTCCTGCTCCAGCCCGCAGCCCCCTaccgcgcgccctagggccgcctagcccccccgaagctcaagccgcccgccctcgccgccggccggcccgggcCAGGCCGgaacgcggcggccgccgcgcgccccgccctgcgccgccgcgggccgccgcgccccgccctgcgccgccgcgggccgccgcgccccgccctgcgccgccgcgggccgccgcgccccgccctgCGCCCCGCCCTACGCCGCGCGCCTGCGCCCCTCCCCGCCCTGTGTTGGCTGCGGCCGAGCCGCGCCGCTCCGTCGGCCGGGCTCCGCCGGCGGGAGccggcccgcgcgccgccgctggccaccttgcccgcgcgccgcccgtgcgggcgatgcagaggagggggcgggccgggtcgctgacgggtgggccccggctgtcagcccccctctttccttttatgttttaagttttatttctttattccgGCTGAGAAATTCTTTATTGCCTAAAAATTCATAggaaaatgcgaaaaatgccaaacaaattttgttaggtttctaaaatcatgatcttcagaggaaaaatacttaagcatgctttttgtcacttttgctgtgatgaaaattcagtttgtgttaaagctagtttaattttgtaccacttgttctataactctaaaatttatgaaaaatttgTAGTGGCTTAGTTCttgcatgtgtagttcactgaaaaagtttcaggtgcttGTTCTatatgcaagtgtgtggatctaTTTGTTGTTTAATTGCTTTTCTAGGGATTAGATAAATGCTTTCGATCGTCGTTAATTGTTGGAAAAATTCTTTGGCATGCTTTACTGTCTTCACTTTGCGCTGATTAAttgtgttgctagatcatggttGCAAGTTAGGGTTTTACTTATAGTTTGCCCTAGCCATGCTCTTTTCGTTATTTAGTGTCGTTAGTCGTTTTTGgcaggaaacacttcaggctaaatgtttgAACTTTGTTTTCGCATCATAAGCTCTTATGCATTACTCTGTGTCCTATctgttgcatgacatattttattcgtgtagacgccacgaacgacgctgtccacgagctagttgctgagccggtccagg
The nucleotide sequence above comes from Panicum virgatum strain AP13 chromosome 3K, P.virgatum_v5, whole genome shotgun sequence. Encoded proteins:
- the LOC120701131 gene encoding uncharacterized protein LOC120701131, translating into MGNMLPCLVQGSSSSILPPMNTKHWSRSMKLLVMRTLRRSTKRHHGGGGSGSVKAAASSRETSAADQAARRTRRGPRSGQNRRAAAVGVKVVLTRAEAARLLSLTAHGDRTAAQVVSELKRMQADTGGTSTARVINELKRMEEELVVARANASPSAWRPVLENIPEEWPPYVLA